In Halanaeroarchaeum sp. HSR-CO, one DNA window encodes the following:
- a CDS encoding aldo/keto reductase, whose protein sequence is MEYTTLGDTGMTVSKIALGCMSFGSSDWRPWVLEEDEALPLIERAIDLGVNFFDTANMYSRGESERILGKALEGHREESVVATKSYFQMDDENPHSGGLSRKAIEQELENSLERLGMDTIDLYQIHRWDEDTPIETTLRALGDAVDRGKVRYIGASSMWTYQFAGSLAASDRLDRPRFQTMQNHYNLVYREEEREMLPYTQERNVGVIPWSPLARGYLTRPHEDVDATDRGEAEEHLYEHPYREGGGPEINERVQELAAEKDVTMAQIALAWLFHKDWVDAPIVGTTSIEHLEQAVEALDIDLSSSQIEYLEEPYEPVRVSGHD, encoded by the coding sequence ATGGAGTACACCACCCTCGGCGACACCGGGATGACCGTCAGCAAGATCGCACTCGGCTGTATGAGTTTCGGGTCTAGCGACTGGCGGCCGTGGGTCCTCGAGGAGGATGAGGCGCTCCCACTCATCGAGCGCGCCATCGACCTCGGCGTGAACTTCTTCGACACCGCCAATATGTACTCCCGTGGCGAATCGGAGCGGATCCTCGGGAAGGCACTCGAAGGCCACCGCGAGGAGAGCGTGGTAGCGACGAAGAGCTACTTCCAGATGGACGACGAGAATCCCCACTCCGGCGGTCTCTCCCGGAAAGCCATCGAGCAGGAACTCGAGAACAGCCTGGAACGACTCGGGATGGACACCATCGACCTCTACCAGATCCATCGGTGGGACGAGGATACGCCGATCGAGACGACGCTCCGGGCGCTCGGCGACGCCGTCGACCGCGGAAAGGTGCGCTACATCGGCGCGAGTTCGATGTGGACCTACCAGTTCGCGGGGTCGCTTGCGGCGTCGGATCGGCTCGACCGGCCCCGGTTCCAGACGATGCAGAACCACTACAACCTCGTCTACCGCGAGGAAGAACGGGAGATGCTCCCGTATACTCAGGAACGGAACGTCGGGGTCATTCCCTGGTCACCCCTCGCCAGGGGGTATCTCACCCGGCCACACGAAGACGTAGACGCGACGGATCGTGGCGAAGCCGAAGAGCATCTCTACGAGCACCCCTACCGCGAGGGCGGCGGTCCGGAAATAAACGAACGTGTGCAGGAACTCGCCGCGGAGAAGGACGTCACGATGGCCCAGATAGCGCTCGCCTGGTTGTTCCACAAAGACTGGGTCGACGCACCCATCGTGGGGACGACGAGTATCGAACACCTCGAGCAGGCCGTCGAGGCCCTCGATATCGACCTCTCATCGAGTCAGATCGAATACCTCGAAGAGCCGTACGAACCGGTCCGCGTCTCCGGCCACGACTGA
- a CDS encoding ABC transporter permease: MRRRLRIARRTIGSLRSEKTILLAIAIQLFVAAFSSFMVVGLVSLTDPGATEGGYEVDMAVSGNASDDLLAAVDSGESRDAMEFESRESAVIALSNGRVDGVLHAEYIERGRIHVDAVAPEGDFETTLVVVEMKDALGEFERQKRIAMSHRLTRQPLAVPEPPQSNPYFEFTYTVLIPVLAFLPAFISGSITADSLAEEIERGTLELLRVAPVTPAQIVDGKALAMVAIAPAQAALWLGLLAFDGTSIARPGAILLLVLATTTILVTLGAGLALLIRRRAEAQLLYSLTALALFGLALFAPEGPPAAIAKLAVGTATPITDATVIASFVVAVGAYWGLRTVLDRTVSLE; this comes from the coding sequence TTGCGTAGACGTCTTCGCATCGCGCGGCGGACCATCGGGTCACTCAGGTCGGAGAAGACCATCCTGCTCGCCATCGCCATCCAGCTGTTCGTGGCAGCGTTCTCCTCGTTCATGGTGGTCGGTCTCGTCTCCCTGACCGATCCGGGCGCGACCGAGGGCGGGTACGAGGTGGACATGGCCGTCAGCGGGAACGCGAGCGACGACCTCCTGGCTGCCGTGGATTCGGGCGAGTCCAGAGACGCGATGGAGTTCGAATCCAGGGAGTCGGCCGTGATCGCCCTCTCTAATGGCCGGGTCGATGGCGTCCTGCACGCCGAGTACATCGAACGGGGGAGGATCCACGTCGACGCCGTGGCACCGGAGGGCGACTTCGAGACGACCCTGGTCGTCGTCGAGATGAAGGACGCACTCGGGGAGTTCGAACGCCAAAAGCGGATCGCGATGTCTCACCGACTCACGAGGCAGCCACTCGCCGTTCCGGAACCGCCACAGTCGAACCCATACTTCGAGTTCACGTACACCGTCTTGATCCCCGTCCTCGCGTTCCTCCCGGCGTTCATCAGTGGCAGCATCACTGCCGACTCGCTCGCCGAAGAGATCGAACGCGGGACGCTCGAACTCCTGCGTGTAGCACCGGTCACTCCGGCACAGATCGTCGATGGAAAGGCACTCGCGATGGTGGCGATCGCACCGGCACAGGCGGCACTCTGGTTGGGACTGTTGGCGTTCGACGGAACGTCCATCGCTCGTCCGGGCGCGATACTGCTCTTGGTCCTCGCTACCACGACCATACTCGTCACGCTGGGTGCGGGGCTGGCCCTGCTCATCCGTCGACGAGCGGAGGCACAGCTACTCTACTCGCTTACCGCGTTGGCGCTGTTCGGCCTCGCCCTGTTCGCCCCGGAGGGACCGCCGGCCGCCATCGCGAAACTCGCCGTGGGAACGGCTACGCCCATCACAGACGCGACGGTAATCGCCTCGTTCGTCGTCGCCGTCGGCGCCTACTGGGGGCTCAGAACGGTGCTCGACCGGACAGTGTCTCTCGAGTAA
- a CDS encoding PrsW family intramembrane metalloprotease — protein sequence MTPRRIFRIARWEIAKSVGGTDRRAAVAILVVLVSLGGMAPMLVASSPSPGEDLYRVGVEPSNPYYEPVRASSELRVVSGSDDDLHSGDIEVLIDGKMVKVRDSASGQAAGAAFREAVISYNDRAMRSESDEAAAFPVVVSLSYTSRDGAATSLLDAAGSGSVDDGGADDADGGDATATQQSDQSEDVAGSADEDPSPTADEDTSDANDDDRGTEAERTSDGIQAGGADGVRSDSGPLDGILGTTQTGTPSSISPPFPLRSLLLAFVFLLPFNVVIQAYGSSIFAERINRRAEPLLVSPASRADIVLGKTLPYLVGSVVITAVIAFGIGAGIRSVAAIVPLAALFLGASFVAGLLSRSYKELTFVTVTISVVVTGYAFVPAVFTQVHPIAAISPLSVVVSDLQSAPFSPGAFVLSTVPVTLAAVVLFVLGTGMVREEHMFTRRPLPARTLDALAAPLGARWTVGLWTALFVPFVFVAELFVVSALFVLPAATSIPVLLAAIAVIEEVAKSLHVYAGFERGRFPRGSRTAVVLGTVSGIGFFLAEKLMAITQLVGLPQLDVGQVAFGPAIGGFSPGLLLVAPLFLHVTTATISAVGAARSRLAYLLGLSVAILVHLGYNLAVVSVLA from the coding sequence ATGACGCCGCGTCGAATCTTCCGGATCGCGCGGTGGGAGATCGCGAAATCCGTCGGTGGCACCGACAGACGTGCCGCAGTTGCCATCCTCGTCGTCCTGGTGTCCCTGGGTGGGATGGCACCCATGCTCGTCGCATCGAGCCCATCTCCGGGCGAGGACCTCTATCGGGTCGGAGTCGAGCCCTCGAACCCGTACTACGAACCAGTTCGGGCGTCGTCCGAATTGCGCGTCGTATCGGGGTCCGACGATGACCTCCACAGCGGCGACATCGAGGTCCTGATCGACGGGAAGATGGTCAAGGTACGGGATTCGGCGTCAGGTCAAGCCGCCGGAGCGGCTTTTCGTGAGGCCGTGATCAGCTACAACGACCGAGCGATGCGGAGTGAGTCGGACGAGGCGGCCGCGTTTCCGGTCGTGGTGAGTCTCAGTTATACGTCACGAGACGGGGCTGCAACCTCGCTACTCGATGCAGCCGGTAGCGGTTCGGTCGACGACGGTGGTGCGGACGATGCTGACGGCGGCGATGCCACCGCCACCCAGCAGTCCGATCAGTCCGAGGACGTGGCTGGTTCTGCTGACGAAGACCCATCACCGACGGCCGACGAAGACACGTCGGATGCGAACGACGATGACCGCGGTACGGAGGCCGAACGCACCAGTGACGGAATCCAGGCCGGAGGCGCCGACGGCGTTCGAAGCGATAGCGGGCCGCTCGATGGAATCCTCGGCACGACGCAAACGGGCACCCCATCATCGATCTCACCGCCGTTTCCGCTTCGGTCGCTACTCCTGGCCTTCGTCTTCCTCTTGCCGTTCAACGTTGTCATACAGGCGTACGGCAGCTCCATCTTCGCGGAGCGAATCAACCGTCGAGCAGAGCCACTGCTGGTCTCGCCTGCCTCGCGGGCCGACATCGTCCTGGGGAAGACGCTCCCGTATCTCGTCGGTTCCGTCGTGATCACCGCCGTCATCGCGTTCGGTATCGGTGCCGGAATCCGCAGCGTGGCTGCCATCGTCCCGCTCGCCGCTCTCTTCCTCGGTGCCAGTTTCGTAGCGGGCTTGCTCTCCCGCTCCTACAAGGAACTCACCTTCGTGACGGTCACCATCTCCGTGGTGGTGACGGGATACGCGTTCGTGCCAGCCGTGTTCACGCAGGTGCATCCCATCGCCGCCATCTCCCCGCTATCGGTGGTGGTGAGCGACCTGCAATCGGCGCCGTTCTCGCCGGGAGCGTTCGTCCTCTCCACCGTCCCGGTGACTCTCGCCGCCGTGGTCCTGTTCGTCCTCGGAACGGGGATGGTGCGAGAAGAACACATGTTCACCCGGCGACCGTTACCGGCAAGAACGCTGGACGCGCTCGCCGCGCCACTCGGTGCGCGGTGGACGGTCGGACTCTGGACGGCGCTGTTCGTGCCGTTCGTCTTCGTCGCGGAGTTGTTCGTCGTGTCCGCCCTCTTCGTGCTTCCCGCGGCGACGTCCATCCCGGTGCTCCTCGCTGCCATCGCCGTCATCGAGGAGGTCGCCAAGAGTCTGCACGTCTACGCCGGGTTCGAGCGCGGCCGATTCCCGAGAGGTAGTCGCACGGCAGTCGTCCTCGGCACGGTCTCAGGCATCGGCTTCTTCCTCGCCGAGAAACTGATGGCGATCACCCAGCTCGTGGGCCTCCCGCAACTCGACGTCGGTCAGGTCGCCTTCGGCCCGGCTATCGGCGGTTTTTCCCCTGGCCTGCTCCTCGTCGCGCCGCTTTTCTTGCACGTCACGACGGCGACTATCTCCGCAGTCGGCGCGGCACGTTCGCGGCTGGCCTACCTTCTCGGCCTGAGCGTCGCCATCCTCGTCCACCTGGGATACAACCTCGCGGTGGTGAGCGTCCTTGCGTAG
- a CDS encoding ABC transporter ATP-binding protein, whose protein sequence is MITVEGLEKRYGDVQAVDGIDFAVDTGEVFGLVGPNGAGKTSTLKTIAGLVEPTAGTVTVNGFDAADPAMRETLGYLPEESPLYEEMTPLGYLHFFADLYDVPRSIAAERIERALDRLDLEARDRPVGDFSKGMKRKVAIARSLVNDPDVLVYDEPASGLDPATTHTVVEFTRELAGEGKTVVFSAHDLYHVESVCDRVAIMRDGRIAAGGTLAEIRDRHGTIEYRVFTDVPLDGAEAVGDRWQSRVESMDAVETVRKRANAAGGEVTDIRTDESTLEDLFLEVTGHGPR, encoded by the coding sequence ATGATTACGGTCGAGGGGTTGGAGAAACGGTACGGCGACGTCCAGGCCGTGGATGGCATCGATTTCGCCGTGGACACTGGTGAGGTGTTCGGCCTCGTGGGACCGAACGGAGCAGGGAAGACCTCGACCCTGAAGACGATCGCCGGTCTCGTCGAGCCGACGGCGGGGACCGTCACGGTCAATGGTTTCGACGCAGCCGACCCCGCCATGCGGGAGACGCTGGGCTATCTCCCCGAGGAATCCCCGCTCTACGAGGAGATGACGCCACTCGGGTATCTGCACTTCTTCGCCGACCTCTACGACGTCCCCCGGTCGATCGCCGCAGAACGGATCGAACGAGCGCTGGACAGACTCGACCTCGAGGCCCGCGACCGCCCGGTCGGGGACTTCTCGAAAGGGATGAAACGCAAGGTCGCCATTGCCCGTTCACTGGTCAACGACCCGGACGTCCTCGTCTACGACGAACCAGCGAGTGGGCTCGACCCCGCGACGACACACACGGTCGTCGAGTTCACCAGGGAACTCGCCGGCGAGGGGAAGACCGTCGTGTTCAGTGCGCACGACCTCTATCACGTCGAGAGCGTCTGTGACCGCGTGGCGATCATGCGGGACGGCCGGATTGCGGCTGGTGGAACGCTCGCGGAGATTCGAGACCGGCACGGAACCATCGAGTACCGCGTCTTCACCGACGTCCCCCTGGACGGGGCGGAGGCGGTGGGCGACCGCTGGCAATCGCGGGTCGAATCGATGGACGCCGTGGAGACCGTCCGCAAGCGAGCGAACGCCGCCGGTGGAGAGGTAACCGACATCCGAACGGATGAATCGACACTCGAGGACCTCTTCCTGGAGGTCACCGGACACGGTCCACGATGA
- a CDS encoding ATP-binding protein, with protein MDEAKLVDELSNLDRRQTTGQKTVQILTLEDTFARTVSELLANDFQILTTDHVRDADLFIVDNRALPTYIQPLRGHVEAAHPVFVPVVVIRQPGASLSVDLSEPVPSNEPLLVNVELERPVTKRVLVRCVYSLLGRRRQSVQNRTREQRIKDLLEATRSIMNTNDREDVMQFTADVTKDILGFSNTVIRLLESDVFVPKVVSQTASTLMGSRQNYPLDPDDNPVARAFGQREPIVYPDFDRLDDGYDRQSAASGMYIPIGEYGVLSVIETEVNAFDRSDVGMASVLAANAKSALDRIEYEQQLERRERTQQIVSRVLRHNIRNSLTTITGYGEILEDELSDNRAQHARTIIDSAESLLKTSTNTHLISQYTGTSETEVRDLATVVDESVASLLERYPSVDVELDVVSPCRARVSDGFSLAVDNLLENAVEHNDAADPWLSVRVTCTEEPTLIVEDNGPGIPDNELQSLESDEEAPLAHLSGTGLWLVKLLVENADGTIAIDETSSGTRATIRLELPETGQRRTSLTGMEIAANHS; from the coding sequence ATGGACGAAGCGAAACTGGTCGACGAACTCTCGAATTTGGATCGACGACAGACCACCGGGCAGAAGACTGTACAAATCCTGACACTCGAAGACACGTTCGCCCGGACGGTATCCGAGCTACTCGCAAACGACTTCCAGATTCTCACCACCGACCACGTTCGGGACGCAGACCTATTTATCGTGGATAATCGGGCGCTGCCGACGTATATTCAGCCGCTCAGAGGGCATGTCGAGGCGGCTCACCCGGTCTTCGTTCCGGTGGTGGTCATTCGACAGCCTGGAGCATCCCTGTCCGTCGACCTGTCTGAGCCAGTCCCGTCGAACGAACCCCTCCTCGTCAACGTCGAACTCGAGAGGCCAGTCACCAAACGAGTCCTCGTTCGGTGTGTCTATTCGCTGCTCGGACGGCGGAGGCAGTCGGTCCAGAATCGGACCCGCGAACAACGCATCAAAGACCTCCTCGAGGCCACACGCTCGATCATGAACACCAACGATCGAGAGGACGTCATGCAATTTACCGCCGACGTCACGAAGGACATTCTCGGTTTTTCGAATACCGTCATTCGGCTCCTCGAAAGTGACGTTTTCGTCCCGAAGGTCGTCTCCCAGACGGCGTCTACCCTTATGGGATCCCGCCAGAACTATCCCCTGGATCCGGACGATAATCCCGTCGCTCGGGCCTTCGGTCAGAGGGAACCGATTGTGTATCCGGATTTCGATCGACTCGACGACGGCTACGACCGGCAATCGGCCGCGTCGGGAATGTACATCCCAATCGGCGAGTACGGCGTGCTCAGCGTCATCGAAACGGAGGTGAATGCGTTCGATAGATCGGACGTCGGCATGGCGTCCGTTCTCGCGGCGAATGCGAAGTCGGCCCTCGATCGAATCGAGTACGAACAGCAGTTGGAGCGACGCGAACGCACCCAGCAGATCGTTTCGCGCGTCCTCCGTCACAACATACGGAACAGCCTGACCACGATCACCGGATACGGAGAGATACTCGAAGACGAACTGTCGGACAATCGAGCCCAACACGCTCGGACCATCATCGATTCGGCGGAAAGTCTCCTCAAGACGAGCACCAACACACACCTCATCAGCCAATACACGGGAACATCGGAAACCGAGGTGCGGGACCTGGCTACAGTCGTCGATGAGTCGGTAGCGTCTCTCCTCGAACGATATCCCAGTGTCGACGTCGAACTGGACGTCGTGTCACCGTGCCGGGCCCGGGTCTCTGATGGGTTCTCACTGGCCGTCGACAATCTCCTGGAAAACGCAGTCGAACACAACGACGCTGCTGACCCGTGGCTGTCCGTTCGTGTGACGTGCACGGAGGAACCCACCTTGATCGTCGAAGACAACGGTCCCGGCATCCCCGACAACGAATTACAATCACTCGAATCCGACGAAGAAGCACCCCTCGCACATCTCAGTGGGACGGGTCTGTGGCTGGTCAAATTACTCGTCGAAAACGCGGATGGTACCATCGCGATCGACGAAACGTCGTCGGGAACTCGCGCGACGATCCGTCTCGAACTCCCCGAAACCGGGCAACGGAGGACATCGTTGACCGGTATGGAGATTGCCGCGAACCATTCATGA
- a CDS encoding chemotaxis protein CheW, producing the protein MAVATESGYEVLEFDLEGKRYCVTLDTVDEIVTNDGAITEIPNTSPEVVGVMDLRGETTTIVDPRVSLGRKTGSRPKYVVVFESEDRPVGWLIQDVYQVTTVDGDHLDETVGEGAVNGVFKRDDEFSIWVDPDAINA; encoded by the coding sequence ATGGCCGTCGCCACCGAATCCGGATACGAAGTCCTGGAGTTCGACCTCGAAGGCAAGCGATACTGCGTCACCCTCGATACCGTCGACGAGATCGTCACCAACGACGGCGCGATCACCGAGATACCGAACACGTCACCCGAGGTAGTGGGCGTCATGGACCTCCGTGGCGAGACGACCACGATCGTCGATCCGCGCGTCTCACTCGGCCGAAAGACCGGCTCACGACCAAAATACGTCGTCGTCTTCGAGTCCGAAGACCGACCCGTCGGGTGGCTCATCCAGGACGTCTACCAGGTGACCACCGTCGACGGCGACCACCTCGACGAGACGGTCGGCGAGGGCGCCGTCAACGGCGTCTTCAAACGCGACGACGAGTTTTCCATCTGGGTCGATCCCGACGCCATCAACGCCTGA
- a CDS encoding methyl-accepting chemotaxis protein encodes MSSKEQAVADVEADIDKDANYDDDTASEVQTAIAELEKATQEIANRSGEVVELAREQRSGMDEVVDEISDLSASVEEIASSAEEVASESESVSQLATESQESAESALDAMNEIEDSSDDLTERFEEIQNRVGEIDDIVEVINDIADQTNLLALNASIEAARAGEAGQGFSVVAEEIKDLAEQSKQEAEDIEAMVDEIHQSVEAANTSLQKTNENVDDGVSEVDRAISNLGDITSSVQEVSAAIEQVASATDQQAASSEEVASMVEQTRENADRITDEIDEIGSAIEEQTAMVNDVNQGLDEVVEEQ; translated from the coding sequence ATGTCATCGAAAGAGCAGGCGGTCGCCGACGTGGAAGCGGACATCGACAAAGACGCGAACTACGACGACGATACGGCCAGTGAGGTACAGACGGCCATCGCCGAGTTGGAGAAGGCGACCCAGGAGATAGCGAATCGCTCCGGCGAGGTCGTCGAGCTAGCCCGCGAACAGCGATCCGGCATGGACGAGGTCGTCGACGAAATCTCCGATCTGAGCGCCTCCGTCGAAGAGATCGCATCCTCGGCCGAGGAAGTCGCCAGCGAAAGCGAGAGCGTCAGCCAACTCGCGACCGAATCCCAGGAGTCGGCCGAGTCCGCCCTCGACGCGATGAACGAAATCGAGGATTCCTCCGACGACCTCACCGAACGATTCGAGGAGATTCAAAACCGCGTCGGCGAAATCGACGACATCGTCGAGGTTATCAACGACATTGCCGACCAGACGAATCTCCTCGCGCTCAACGCCTCTATCGAGGCCGCACGGGCCGGCGAAGCCGGACAGGGTTTCTCGGTTGTTGCCGAGGAGATCAAAGACCTCGCCGAACAGTCCAAACAAGAAGCCGAGGACATCGAAGCGATGGTCGACGAGATACACCAGAGCGTCGAAGCCGCCAATACGAGTCTCCAGAAGACCAACGAGAACGTCGACGACGGCGTCAGCGAAGTCGACCGCGCCATCTCGAATCTCGGCGATATTACCTCCTCAGTCCAGGAGGTCTCCGCCGCCATCGAACAGGTCGCCAGTGCGACCGACCAACAGGCCGCGTCCTCCGAAGAAGTAGCCAGCATGGTCGAACAGACTCGCGAAAACGCCGATCGGATCACTGACGAGATCGACGAGATCGGGTCGGCCATCGAGGAACAGACCGCCATGGTGAATGATGTGAACCAGGGACTCGACGAAGTCGTCGAGGAGCAGTGA
- a CDS encoding bacterio-opsin activator domain-containing protein, producing the protein MSSTATEIPELIQSAVDSLPLNLAILDECGEIRWTNSAWREFATQNDVGMATDMVGVNYLDVTANAETTYSREAEAYLDALLSGEIKEFEHEYPCHGPNEFRWFLMRAVAFTANERRYAAVAHVNITERKLRERELKTFQESLDRLLQRIEGLVEDIMEALVRANSREEIEALTAERFASGNEYGAVWLGRYDEVDDRLTVVQASGDQVNAHEPIDLGENTNAVQALRDAIENQTARVVEKNSGLPDVSRADERAVVVPLSYRSTTYGVLVVSIDENDLVDRERRLLQQLGCYIGAVINGVLTKQTMATDTVLNVAAGIHDEGLSLIDLSAELDCVFKHRATTVDGGDMLTLARTDYQDAEKLVETAERYDDVVAAKTIVADDRGCVVQFQLTDSPLCSVLVETGAREMSMDAHRTSLDIEFQVGTERMARQAITALRETYERVELLAFHEVDDPVQTDRGFREKLRARLTERQLTALRRAYVSGFFEWPRRADGEQLADSMGIVPSTYHQHLQAAKRKLVDEFFEE; encoded by the coding sequence ATGAGTTCGACAGCTACGGAGATACCAGAGCTCATTCAGTCGGCAGTCGACTCCCTCCCCTTGAACCTGGCAATTCTCGACGAATGCGGCGAGATACGGTGGACCAATAGTGCGTGGCGGGAATTCGCCACACAGAACGATGTCGGGATGGCTACAGATATGGTCGGTGTCAACTATCTCGATGTCACAGCGAACGCCGAGACCACGTACAGCCGTGAGGCTGAAGCATATCTCGATGCCCTCCTGTCGGGAGAAATCAAAGAATTCGAACATGAATATCCCTGTCATGGCCCGAACGAATTTCGCTGGTTCTTGATGCGGGCCGTCGCATTCACGGCGAACGAGCGACGCTATGCTGCCGTCGCACACGTCAATATCACCGAGCGAAAACTGCGCGAGCGGGAACTGAAGACGTTCCAGGAGTCCCTCGACCGGCTGCTACAGCGAATCGAGGGGCTGGTCGAAGACATCATGGAGGCGCTGGTGCGTGCCAATAGCCGCGAGGAGATAGAGGCGTTGACCGCCGAACGGTTCGCCAGCGGGAACGAGTACGGGGCGGTCTGGTTGGGTCGCTACGACGAGGTCGACGACCGCCTGACGGTGGTCCAGGCGTCTGGGGACCAGGTAAACGCCCACGAACCGATCGACCTCGGGGAGAACACGAACGCCGTCCAGGCGCTCCGTGATGCCATCGAGAACCAGACTGCGCGTGTCGTCGAGAAAAATAGCGGATTGCCCGACGTGTCGCGGGCGGACGAGCGGGCCGTCGTCGTCCCGCTATCCTATCGATCGACGACCTACGGCGTTTTAGTGGTCTCTATCGACGAGAACGATCTCGTGGACCGTGAGCGGCGCCTGCTGCAGCAGCTAGGTTGTTATATCGGCGCCGTCATCAATGGCGTGTTGACAAAACAGACGATGGCGACGGACACCGTCCTCAACGTCGCCGCTGGAATCCACGACGAGGGTCTTTCCCTGATCGACCTGTCCGCAGAACTGGATTGCGTCTTCAAACACAGGGCGACGACGGTCGATGGGGGAGACATGCTCACACTTGCGCGTACCGATTACCAGGACGCCGAGAAACTCGTCGAGACCGCCGAAAGATACGACGACGTCGTCGCCGCCAAGACGATAGTTGCGGACGATCGCGGCTGCGTCGTGCAGTTCCAGCTGACGGACTCGCCGCTGTGCTCGGTGCTCGTGGAGACGGGGGCGCGGGAGATGTCGATGGACGCCCATCGCACATCGCTCGACATCGAGTTCCAAGTGGGCACCGAACGAATGGCCCGGCAGGCAATTACCGCCCTCCGGGAGACCTACGAACGAGTCGAACTGCTGGCCTTCCACGAGGTTGACGACCCAGTACAGACGGATCGGGGGTTCCGCGAGAAGTTGCGCGCCCGACTCACCGAACGCCAGCTAACTGCGCTCCGCCGGGCCTACGTTAGCGGCTTCTTCGAGTGGCCCCGCCGCGCGGATGGTGAACAACTCGCAGATTCGATGGGCATCGTTCCGTCCACCTATCACCAGCACCTCCAGGCTGCAAAGCGAAAGCTGGTGGATGAGTTCTTCGAGGAGTAG
- a CDS encoding molybdenum cofactor guanylyltransferase — MGTSEWLFGTYTIGYSMKGAVVLAGGYSTRFGDADKAVADVAGEPMIRRIVSTVAPVVDEVVVNAREEQRSVIDGALVDTGFSYRFAFDAVADRGPLSGMVRGFEAAAADYTLVVACDMPFVEQGFVETLFDRAAGADAAVPIEQCGDEQWLQPLQAVYDTERTLSVARRALEEGITSPATAIGRLDIETISVADASAADDRWTLKNVNSPHDLREAERYFSGTPVTDV; from the coding sequence ATGGGAACGAGCGAATGGCTTTTCGGCACGTACACCATCGGCTACAGTATGAAGGGGGCCGTGGTCCTCGCCGGCGGATACTCCACCCGGTTCGGCGATGCCGACAAGGCCGTCGCCGACGTCGCCGGTGAGCCGATGATACGACGCATCGTCTCGACGGTCGCCCCCGTCGTGGACGAAGTGGTCGTCAACGCGAGGGAGGAACAGCGATCGGTCATCGACGGAGCCCTCGTCGACACCGGGTTCTCCTATCGATTCGCATTCGATGCGGTCGCCGATCGTGGGCCCCTGTCCGGGATGGTGCGTGGATTCGAGGCCGCGGCTGCCGACTACACACTCGTCGTCGCGTGCGACATGCCCTTCGTGGAGCAGGGATTCGTCGAAACGTTGTTCGATCGGGCTGCAGGGGCGGATGCTGCGGTCCCCATCGAGCAGTGCGGTGACGAGCAGTGGCTACAGCCGTTACAGGCAGTCTACGACACCGAGCGAACGCTATCAGTGGCGCGGCGGGCCCTCGAGGAGGGGATCACCAGTCCCGCGACGGCAATCGGTCGGCTCGATATCGAGACGATATCCGTTGCCGATGCGTCCGCGGCGGACGATCGGTGGACGCTGAAGAATGTCAACTCCCCGCACGACCTTCGAGAGGCCGAGCGATACTTCTCGGGGACCCCCGTCACGGACGTCTAA